From Bordetella flabilis, the proteins below share one genomic window:
- a CDS encoding ABCB family ABC transporter ATP-binding protein/permease encodes MSSPPSSTAAPPARAPRGSIATLRSLGPYLWPPGQTELKLRVIAALACLFAAKAAVVYIPILYKSAVDALSHGHDAGPAALPIGLILAYGAARILSLLFSELRDALFAKVGQHAVREVGLQIFRHLHALALRFHLGRHTGGLTRAIERGTRGIQTLLQYLLFNVLPTFFEIALVCGLLWRMFDIWLALTTAVTVVLYLAYTLLVTEWRTKFRRRMNETDSEANTKAIESLLNYETVKYFGNEEHEARRYDMSLHQYQRAAVSSQVSLSLLNIGQAVIISVGLTLVMWMAARGITRGQYTLGDFVLVNTYLLQLYDPLSFFGFIYREIKQSIIDMERMFELLGEDREIQDTPGAPALRLQGGHVEFRGVTFGYDARRPILKGVDFAIPAGRTLAVVGPSGAGKSTLARLLFRFYDVDAGAILIDGQDIRTVAQASVRAAIGIVPQDTVLFNDTIRYNIAYGRPGASEAEVEAAARMAHVHTLVLNMPDGYDTVVGERGLKLSGGEKQRVAIARTMLKQPAIFVFDEATSALDTHTEREIQANLREVSAGRTTLIIAHRLSTVVDADEIIVLGDGRVVERGTHAALLARDGVYAGMWNRQQRSAAHGGSDADADADAADAQTAA; translated from the coding sequence ATGTCCTCCCCGCCCTCTTCCACCGCCGCGCCGCCGGCCCGCGCGCCGCGCGGCAGCATCGCGACACTGCGGTCGCTCGGCCCCTATCTGTGGCCTCCCGGACAGACTGAGCTCAAGCTGCGCGTGATCGCCGCGCTGGCCTGCCTGTTCGCGGCCAAGGCGGCCGTGGTCTACATCCCCATCCTGTACAAATCCGCCGTGGACGCGCTGAGCCACGGCCATGACGCCGGCCCGGCCGCCTTGCCCATCGGCTTGATCCTCGCCTATGGCGCGGCGCGCATCCTGTCGCTGCTGTTCTCGGAATTGCGCGATGCGCTGTTCGCCAAGGTCGGCCAGCACGCCGTGCGTGAAGTCGGCCTGCAGATCTTCCGCCACCTCCATGCATTGGCCTTGCGCTTTCACCTGGGCCGGCACACCGGAGGGCTGACACGTGCCATCGAACGGGGGACGCGCGGCATCCAGACGCTGCTGCAGTATCTGCTGTTCAACGTGCTGCCCACCTTCTTCGAGATCGCCCTGGTGTGCGGGCTGCTGTGGCGCATGTTCGATATCTGGCTGGCGCTGACCACCGCCGTGACCGTCGTGCTGTATCTCGCCTATACGCTGCTGGTCACGGAATGGCGCACCAAGTTCAGGCGCCGCATGAACGAAACCGATTCCGAAGCCAACACCAAGGCCATCGAAAGCCTGTTGAACTACGAAACGGTCAAGTACTTCGGCAACGAGGAACATGAAGCGCGCCGCTACGACATGTCGCTGCATCAATACCAGCGCGCGGCGGTCAGCAGCCAGGTCAGCCTGTCCCTGCTCAATATCGGCCAGGCTGTCATCATCTCCGTCGGGCTGACGCTGGTCATGTGGATGGCCGCGCGCGGCATCACGCGCGGCCAGTACACCCTGGGCGACTTCGTCCTGGTCAACACCTATCTGCTGCAACTCTACGATCCGCTGAGTTTCTTCGGCTTTATCTACCGGGAAATCAAGCAATCCATCATCGACATGGAGCGCATGTTCGAATTGCTGGGCGAAGACCGCGAGATCCAGGATACGCCGGGCGCGCCGGCGCTGCGGCTGCAGGGCGGGCACGTGGAATTCCGCGGCGTGACCTTCGGCTATGACGCGCGCAGGCCCATCCTGAAAGGCGTCGACTTCGCCATACCGGCCGGCAGGACACTGGCGGTGGTCGGGCCATCCGGAGCGGGCAAGTCCACCCTGGCGCGGCTGCTGTTCCGCTTCTATGACGTCGACGCCGGCGCCATCCTGATCGACGGGCAGGATATCCGCACGGTGGCCCAGGCCAGCGTGCGCGCCGCCATCGGCATCGTGCCGCAGGACACCGTACTGTTCAACGACACCATCCGCTACAACATCGCCTACGGCCGTCCCGGGGCAAGCGAGGCCGAGGTCGAGGCGGCCGCGCGCATGGCGCATGTGCACACGCTGGTCCTGAACATGCCGGACGGCTATGACACCGTGGTCGGCGAGCGTGGACTGAAACTGTCCGGCGGCGAGAAACAACGCGTCGCCATCGCGCGCACCATGCTGAAGCAGCCCGCCATTTTTGTCTTCGATGAAGCCACCAGTGCGCTGGACACGCATACCGAACGCGAGATCCAGGCCAACCTACGCGAAGTCAGCGCCGGACGCACGACCCTGATCATCGCGCACCGCCTGTCCACCGTCGTCGATGCCGACGAAATCATCGTCCTCGGGGACGGCCGCGTGGTGGAGCGCGGTACGCATGCAGCCCTGCTGGCGCGCGACGGCGTCTATGCGGGTATGTGGAATCGCCAGCAGCGCAGCGCCGCGCACGGCGGCTCGGACGCCGATGCCGACGCGGATGCGGCCGATGCACAGACGGCTGCGTAA
- a CDS encoding nucleotidyltransferase family protein, with protein MSIVPISQLRNGFVGVLLAGGRGERFRASAQCADADKLLAVLPDGRYVAAAAAAAMREVLPTVVAVVRPGNAALRGALQDAGCIVLESSAAVRGMGASLAHAAQALARAHADADADADTDADADADADADADADADAGAHGRADAPPTAPPRGCVVALADMPWVAPATFESVRQAALAHRIAAAAHGGRRGHPVAFAWDLLPELAALDGDEGARSLLRRHGVYEVPCDDPGVLRDVDTVDDLA; from the coding sequence ATGAGCATAGTACCGATCAGCCAATTACGGAACGGGTTTGTAGGCGTGCTGCTGGCCGGCGGGCGTGGCGAGCGGTTCCGCGCGTCTGCACAGTGCGCGGATGCTGACAAATTGCTGGCTGTCCTGCCCGACGGGCGATACGTGGCGGCCGCCGCGGCGGCCGCCATGCGGGAAGTGCTGCCCACGGTGGTGGCTGTCGTACGGCCCGGGAATGCTGCCTTGCGGGGGGCGTTGCAGGATGCCGGCTGCATCGTGCTGGAAAGCAGCGCGGCGGTGCGCGGCATGGGCGCCAGCCTGGCACATGCCGCGCAGGCGCTGGCACGCGCGCATGCCGATGCCGATGCCGATGCTGATACCGATGCTGATGCTGATGCTGATGCTGATGCTGATGCTGATGCTGATGCTGATGCCGGTGCGCATGGGCGCGCGGATGCGCCGCCGACGGCGCCACCCCGCGGTTGCGTGGTGGCCTTGGCCGATATGCCATGGGTGGCGCCGGCGACGTTCGAATCGGTGCGGCAAGCCGCGCTGGCGCATCGCATCGCCGCCGCGGCGCACGGCGGACGCCGTGGACATCCGGTGGCTTTCGCGTGGGACCTCCTGCCCGAGCTCGCCGCGCTGGACGGTGACGAGGGCGCGCGTTCCCTGCTGCGGCGCCACGGCGTGTACGAAGTTCCCTGCGACGATCCCGGCGTGCTGCGCGATGTCGACACGGTGGACGATCTGGCCTGA
- a CDS encoding (2Fe-2S)-binding protein produces the protein MASLTINGKQHDVDVPDDTPILWALRDVVGLTGTKFGCGMALCGACTVHLDGAPIRSCVTPVSAAAGKQITTIEGIAADEVGKKVQDAWVAVGVPQCGYCQAGQIMSATALLKNTPKPNDADIDGAMSGNICRCGTYTRIRTAIKQAAGVQSAAAVKGGQA, from the coding sequence ATGGCCAGCCTGACAATCAATGGCAAGCAACACGACGTCGATGTTCCCGACGATACCCCCATCCTCTGGGCCCTGCGCGATGTGGTCGGACTGACCGGCACCAAATTCGGCTGCGGCATGGCCCTGTGCGGCGCCTGTACGGTGCATCTGGACGGCGCACCGATACGCTCCTGTGTCACGCCTGTCTCGGCCGCCGCCGGCAAGCAGATCACCACCATCGAAGGCATTGCCGCCGACGAAGTCGGCAAGAAGGTCCAGGACGCCTGGGTCGCCGTCGGCGTCCCGCAATGCGGCTATTGCCAAGCCGGCCAGATCATGTCGGCCACCGCGCTTTTGAAAAATACCCCCAAACCGAACGATGCCGACATCGACGGCGCCATGAGCGGCAACATCTGCCGCTGCGGCACCTACACGCGCATCCGCACCGCCATCAAGCAGGCAGCCGGCGTCCAGTCCGCGGCCGCCGTCAAGGGAGGCCAGGCATGA
- a CDS encoding xanthine dehydrogenase family protein molybdopterin-binding subunit — protein sequence MMTRHTLSLLASGAGANGRDTHDTDASAVRSDVASPQRRALLKAAGAATGLVLMGGWSGNVLAADTRKYGADGFPGGTVDDPTVFVNIGTDGIVTIMALRPEMGQGVRTGLPLVIADEMEADWDRVRVVQAPGDQNKYGNQNTDGSRSTRHFFAPMRRVGAAARGMLEAAAAKQWNVPLSEVQARQHQVVHAKTGRQLGYGELAQQAAAMPVPKGEALRLKQPDQFRYIGKPDVRNVDGRNVATGNTQYGIDTRLDGMLYAVIARPGVLGGKVRHYDADAALKVPGVVKVVEVAATPLPAQFHPLGGIAVIATNTWAAIKGREALKIDWDNGPNGSYDSAAYKTYLHDLVQKPGKVARNDGDAMAALASAATRVQAEYYLPHLAHATMEPPAAVARVQGGKFEIWACVQAPQATADIVSQHLNLKPQDVTVHITLLGGGFGRKSKPDFAAEAALLSKAMEGKPVKVTWTREDDIRNDYFHTVSYEHLQGGLDGQGKVVAWLHRTAAPPIASTFSLQARGEQPSELGMSAVNLPFDVRNMRVEAPETEAHTRIGWFRSVSNIPHAFAVQSFIAEMAHAAKRDHRDFLLELIGPPRRVSPRALADTTNYGESPEIYPVDTGRIRKVIEVATREADWGRKLPPGHGLGLAYAYSFVTYVAMVVEVAVGQDGQVSVKRVDIAGDCGPQVQPDRIRAQAEGACIMGLSLATLGEITFKDGQTEQTNFHQYQVTRMQDANIDIRVHMVPHGYDMPLGGVGEPFLPPFAPALCNAIFAATGKRIRTLPIADQLRA from the coding sequence ATGATGACCAGGCACACCCTTTCCCTGCTCGCCAGCGGTGCCGGCGCCAACGGGCGCGATACGCATGACACCGACGCGTCCGCCGTCCGATCCGACGTCGCATCGCCCCAGCGCCGTGCGCTGTTGAAGGCGGCCGGCGCCGCCACCGGCCTGGTGCTCATGGGCGGCTGGTCCGGCAACGTGCTGGCCGCCGACACCCGCAAGTATGGCGCTGACGGCTTTCCCGGGGGCACCGTCGACGACCCCACGGTCTTCGTCAATATCGGCACGGATGGCATCGTGACCATCATGGCCTTGCGGCCCGAGATGGGACAAGGCGTCCGCACCGGCCTGCCGCTGGTGATCGCCGACGAAATGGAGGCCGACTGGGACCGCGTGCGCGTCGTGCAGGCGCCCGGCGACCAGAACAAGTACGGCAACCAGAACACCGACGGCTCGCGCAGCACGCGGCACTTTTTCGCGCCGATGCGGCGCGTGGGCGCCGCGGCGCGGGGCATGCTGGAAGCCGCCGCCGCCAAACAATGGAATGTACCGTTATCCGAAGTACAGGCACGCCAGCATCAGGTGGTGCATGCCAAGACGGGACGGCAGCTGGGGTACGGCGAACTGGCGCAGCAGGCGGCCGCCATGCCGGTGCCCAAGGGCGAGGCATTGCGGCTGAAACAGCCCGACCAGTTCCGCTATATCGGCAAGCCGGACGTGCGCAACGTCGACGGGCGCAACGTCGCGACCGGCAATACACAGTACGGCATCGATACCCGCCTGGACGGCATGCTGTACGCCGTGATTGCCCGGCCCGGCGTGCTGGGCGGCAAGGTCAGGCATTACGACGCCGACGCCGCCCTGAAAGTACCGGGCGTGGTCAAGGTGGTCGAGGTCGCCGCGACGCCCTTGCCCGCGCAGTTCCATCCGCTGGGCGGCATCGCCGTGATCGCCACCAACACCTGGGCGGCCATCAAGGGCCGCGAGGCCCTGAAGATCGACTGGGACAATGGTCCCAACGGCAGCTACGATTCGGCCGCATACAAGACCTATCTGCATGACCTCGTGCAGAAGCCCGGCAAGGTCGCCCGCAACGACGGCGACGCCATGGCAGCCCTGGCTTCGGCCGCCACGCGCGTGCAGGCCGAGTACTACCTGCCGCACCTCGCCCACGCCACCATGGAACCGCCGGCGGCCGTCGCCCGCGTGCAAGGGGGCAAATTCGAGATATGGGCCTGCGTACAGGCGCCGCAGGCGACGGCCGACATCGTCTCCCAGCACCTGAACCTCAAGCCGCAGGACGTCACGGTCCACATTACCCTGCTGGGCGGCGGCTTCGGCCGCAAATCCAAGCCCGACTTTGCCGCCGAAGCGGCGCTATTGTCCAAGGCGATGGAAGGCAAGCCGGTCAAGGTCACCTGGACCCGCGAAGACGACATCCGCAACGACTACTTCCACACCGTCTCGTACGAGCACCTGCAAGGCGGCCTGGACGGCCAGGGCAAGGTGGTGGCCTGGCTGCACCGCACCGCCGCGCCACCGATCGCCTCGACCTTCTCGCTGCAGGCCAGGGGCGAACAGCCCTCGGAACTGGGCATGTCGGCCGTCAACCTCCCCTTCGACGTGCGCAACATGCGCGTCGAAGCGCCGGAAACGGAAGCACACACGCGCATCGGCTGGTTCCGTTCGGTCTCGAACATCCCCCATGCCTTCGCCGTGCAGTCCTTCATCGCCGAAATGGCCCACGCGGCCAAGCGCGACCACCGCGATTTCCTGCTGGAACTGATCGGGCCGCCACGCCGCGTCTCGCCGCGCGCCCTGGCCGACACCACCAACTATGGGGAATCGCCAGAGATCTACCCGGTCGACACCGGCCGCATCCGCAAGGTCATCGAGGTGGCCACCCGGGAAGCCGATTGGGGACGCAAGCTTCCTCCCGGGCACGGCCTCGGGCTCGCCTACGCCTATAGCTTCGTCACCTACGTCGCCATGGTGGTCGAAGTCGCCGTGGGGCAGGACGGCCAGGTCAGCGTCAAGCGCGTGGACATTGCCGGCGATTGCGGTCCGCAGGTCCAGCCGGACCGCATCCGGGCCCAGGCCGAAGGCGCCTGCATCATGGGGTTGAGCCTGGCCACGCTCGGCGAAATCACCTTCAAGGACGGGCAGACCGAGCAGACCAACTTCCACCAGTACCAGGTGACGCGCATGCAGGACGCGAACATCGATATCCGCGTCCACATGGTCCCTCATGGCTACGACATGCCGCTGGGCGGGGTCGGCGAGCCTTTCCTGCCGCCCTTCGCGCCGGCCCTGTGCAACGCCATTTTCGCCGCGACCGGCAAGCGGATCCGCACGCTGCCCATCGCGGATCAGTTGCGCGCATAG
- a CDS encoding AGE family epimerase/isomerase yields MSTPAPRTDAALAALVAELRAHYQEVILPLWLGRGFNETLALPYEAVSGATGVPLPPKRYRAMACARQLFVFSLSDAPVATAHGKRLFESLRARFGHPQGGWLYSIDADGAALETHHDLYTYAFVVFACAAWFKRSRDPQVLQLMRDTVSMIESRFGATGGLYWAQLEADGSTPRQGPQQNPIMHLTEAYLAARDTGEADWYDAALGRIAQAVAAHFRDTATQCICELPVREPQNRVEPGHQFEWYALVRGAPGVFGDTALWESAPKAFEYARRHGVEPDLEGVCASLDLAGAMSDATQRIWAQTEYARSLAMQPDDTALQGLKRQLSHFRERFIHAGGWYECLDGHGRVARADMPSTTPYHLATCYAALPPA; encoded by the coding sequence ATGAGCACGCCGGCGCCGCGCACCGATGCCGCGCTCGCCGCCCTGGTGGCGGAACTGCGCGCGCACTACCAGGAAGTCATATTGCCCCTCTGGCTCGGACGGGGTTTCAACGAGACGCTCGCGCTTCCGTACGAAGCCGTGTCGGGCGCCACGGGCGTACCGCTGCCGCCGAAGCGCTACCGCGCCATGGCGTGCGCGCGGCAGTTATTCGTGTTTTCGCTGAGCGACGCCCCCGTGGCCACCGCCCACGGCAAGCGCCTGTTCGAATCGCTGCGCGCACGCTTCGGCCATCCCCAGGGGGGCTGGCTGTATAGCATCGATGCGGACGGCGCGGCGCTGGAAACGCATCATGACCTGTACACGTACGCATTCGTCGTGTTCGCGTGCGCAGCCTGGTTCAAGCGCTCGCGCGATCCGCAGGTTCTGCAGCTGATGCGCGACACGGTGTCCATGATCGAGTCACGTTTCGGCGCCACGGGCGGGCTCTACTGGGCACAGCTGGAGGCCGATGGCAGCACGCCGCGCCAAGGACCGCAGCAGAACCCCATCATGCACCTGACCGAGGCCTATCTGGCGGCTCGCGATACAGGCGAGGCGGACTGGTATGACGCGGCGCTGGGCCGTATCGCGCAGGCCGTGGCGGCGCACTTCAGGGATACGGCGACGCAGTGCATCTGCGAACTGCCGGTGCGCGAGCCGCAGAACCGGGTCGAACCCGGGCACCAGTTCGAATGGTATGCGCTGGTGCGGGGCGCACCGGGCGTATTCGGCGATACGGCGCTATGGGAGTCGGCGCCCAAGGCCTTCGAGTACGCCCGCCGGCATGGGGTGGAACCGGACCTGGAAGGCGTCTGCGCCAGCCTGGACCTGGCGGGTGCGATGAGCGACGCGACGCAACGTATCTGGGCGCAGACGGAATATGCCCGCAGCCTTGCCATGCAGCCGGACGACACTGCCCTGCAGGGCTTGAAGCGGCAATTGAGCCACTTCCGCGAGCGCTTCATCCATGCGGGCGGCTGGTATGAATGCCTGGATGGACACGGCCGTGTGGCGCGTGCCGACATGCCTTCCACCACGCCCTACCACCTGGCCACCTGCTACGCCGCCTTGCCGCCCGCGTAG
- the hpaI gene encoding 4-hydroxy-2-oxoheptanedioate aldolase, protein MDILSNPFKRALRERRPQIGLWAALAHPYTAEISAGSGFDWLLIDGEHAPNELQSMLTQLQAIAPYPVAPVVRPPWNDFVRIKQILDIGAQNLLIPMIESVEEAQAAVAAVRYPPAGIRGMGSALARSSRWNRIPDYPLRANDEMCVLLQIETPKGLAALEGILAVDGVDGVFIGPADLSAGMGYVNNPEHPEVTAAIDGAIARIIGAGKAAGILHTRPERAKHFLSLGATFVAVGVDATLLARATESLAAQFDRQPAMGRTVQGGPY, encoded by the coding sequence ATGGACATCCTCAGCAATCCCTTCAAGCGCGCGCTGCGCGAGCGGCGGCCGCAGATCGGCCTCTGGGCGGCACTGGCCCATCCCTATACGGCGGAAATCAGCGCCGGCTCCGGATTCGACTGGCTATTGATCGACGGGGAGCACGCGCCCAACGAGCTGCAAAGCATGCTGACCCAACTGCAGGCCATCGCGCCCTACCCCGTCGCGCCGGTGGTCCGCCCGCCCTGGAACGACTTCGTGCGCATCAAGCAGATCCTCGACATCGGCGCCCAGAACCTGCTCATTCCCATGATCGAATCGGTCGAGGAAGCCCAGGCCGCGGTCGCGGCGGTGCGCTATCCCCCCGCCGGCATACGCGGCATGGGCAGCGCCCTGGCTCGGTCCAGCCGCTGGAACCGGATCCCGGATTACCCGCTGCGCGCGAACGATGAAATGTGTGTGCTGCTGCAGATAGAAACGCCGAAAGGACTGGCAGCGTTGGAAGGCATTCTCGCCGTGGACGGCGTCGACGGTGTGTTCATCGGGCCCGCGGACCTGTCTGCCGGCATGGGCTATGTGAACAACCCCGAGCATCCCGAAGTAACGGCCGCGATCGACGGGGCCATCGCGCGCATCATCGGCGCCGGCAAGGCAGCCGGCATCCTGCACACCAGGCCCGAACGGGCGAAACATTTCCTGTCGTTGGGAGCGACCTTCGTCGCGGTGGGGGTCGACGCTACCTTGCTGGCCCGCGCGACCGAATCCCTGGCCGCGCAGTTCGATCGCCAGCCCGCCATGGGGCGCACGGTGCAGGGCGGTCCGTATTGA
- a CDS encoding glycine zipper 2TM domain-containing protein, which yields MPILVAILFAASTALVSGCTVGGAVAGGVIGHETTHSTAGTVGGAALGGIIGHEIGEH from the coding sequence ATGCCTATTCTCGTCGCCATCCTGTTCGCCGCTTCGACCGCGCTCGTCAGCGGATGCACGGTGGGCGGCGCGGTGGCTGGCGGTGTAATCGGCCACGAGACCACTCACAGCACGGCGGGTACGGTCGGCGGTGCGGCGCTGGGCGGCATCATAGGCCATGAAATCGGCGAGCACTAG
- a CDS encoding ATPase domain-containing protein: MDRILNGGFIEGASYIIQGRPGAGKTILSNQIAFAHAAKGAKVLYVTLLAESHERLFQAMSTLDFFDRDKLGQEIAYVSVFHALREEGLGAVVKLLRQETKRHNATLLIFDGLLNARELAETDLDVKTFVAEVQGQAGFVGCTVLFLTSTRLDDASPEHTMVDGVLELNEELFGVRSVRQLQVRKSRGSASIGGLHQYEISPMGITIYPRIEAVEWPAVPERIATHRVSTGDAGVDALVGDGLPCGSVTLLAGPTGTGKTTLGLHFLSVGTAEAPALHFGFFETPALLKRKADALGIRLPPNDHLHVRWNPLAENLLDKLGHQLLDDVSRHGAKRVFIDGIGGFERAATQRARLVEFFATLTNRLRDMGVTTMFTWELREILDREVTSPSEQLSAMFDNVILLRQIERDHDLIRTIAVQKMRDSAFDSSTRVLEITSKGLRIGARLGFSGTAQPSSGNFSGS; encoded by the coding sequence TTGGACCGCATCCTGAATGGCGGGTTCATCGAAGGCGCTTCCTACATCATCCAGGGCCGCCCCGGAGCAGGCAAGACCATACTTTCGAATCAGATCGCCTTCGCGCATGCGGCCAAGGGCGCCAAGGTCCTGTACGTCACCCTGCTGGCGGAAAGCCACGAGCGGCTGTTCCAGGCGATGTCAACGCTGGACTTCTTCGACCGCGACAAGCTGGGCCAGGAGATCGCCTACGTCAGCGTCTTCCACGCCCTGCGCGAGGAAGGCCTTGGCGCCGTGGTCAAGCTGCTGCGCCAGGAAACCAAGCGCCACAACGCCACCCTCCTGATCTTCGATGGGCTGCTCAATGCGCGCGAGCTTGCCGAGACCGACCTGGACGTCAAGACCTTTGTCGCCGAAGTCCAGGGGCAGGCGGGATTCGTCGGCTGCACGGTATTGTTCCTGACCAGCACGCGGCTGGATGATGCCAGCCCGGAGCACACCATGGTCGACGGGGTACTGGAGCTGAACGAGGAGTTGTTCGGCGTGCGCTCGGTGCGCCAACTGCAAGTCCGCAAGTCGCGCGGCAGCGCGTCCATCGGCGGGCTGCACCAGTACGAGATCTCGCCGATGGGTATCACGATCTACCCGCGCATCGAGGCGGTTGAGTGGCCAGCCGTGCCGGAGCGCATCGCAACGCACCGTGTCAGCACAGGTGACGCCGGGGTGGACGCGCTGGTCGGCGACGGCCTGCCCTGCGGTTCGGTGACCTTGCTCGCCGGCCCGACCGGTACGGGCAAGACCACACTGGGCTTGCACTTTCTCAGCGTCGGCACAGCCGAGGCGCCCGCCTTGCATTTCGGATTCTTCGAAACGCCGGCCCTGCTCAAGCGCAAGGCCGACGCACTGGGTATCAGGCTTCCGCCGAATGACCATCTGCATGTGAGGTGGAATCCCCTCGCCGAGAACCTGCTGGATAAGCTGGGCCATCAGTTGCTGGACGACGTGTCCCGCCACGGCGCCAAACGGGTTTTCATCGACGGTATTGGAGGATTCGAACGTGCGGCCACGCAGCGTGCGCGTCTTGTGGAGTTTTTCGCCACGCTGACCAACCGGCTGCGGGACATGGGCGTCACCACCATGTTCACATGGGAATTGCGCGAAATCCTGGACAGAGAGGTCACTTCACCTTCGGAACAGTTGTCCGCCATGTTCGACAACGTGATCCTGCTCAGGCAAATCGAGCGGGACCACGATCTCATACGCACCATTGCCGTCCAGAAGATGCGGGACAGCGCCTTCGACTCCAGCACGCGCGTACTGGAGATCACCAGCAAGGGCTTGCGTATCGGGGCTCGCCTGGGGTTTTCAGGAACCGCCCAGCCATCGTCCGGCAACTTCAGCGGGTCCTGA
- a CDS encoding response regulator: protein MALILVADDEVLLSEMLADLLEDAGYDVVTAPHGRVALDLIRARRPDLLITDFMMPLMTGLELAEAVRADEATRKLPIILVTGAQGLLARQVPDLFNSVLDKPFEPRELLQVIAALLPRA from the coding sequence ATGGCATTGATTCTCGTCGCGGACGACGAGGTCCTGCTCTCCGAGATGCTGGCCGACCTCCTCGAAGATGCGGGGTACGACGTCGTGACCGCGCCGCACGGCAGGGTCGCACTGGACCTGATACGGGCCCGGCGGCCGGACCTGCTTATCACCGACTTCATGATGCCGCTGATGACCGGCCTGGAACTGGCGGAAGCGGTACGCGCCGACGAGGCCACGCGCAAGCTGCCGATCATCCTGGTGACAGGCGCGCAAGGCCTGCTGGCGCGGCAGGTCCCCGACCTTTTCAACAGCGTGCTGGACAAGCCCTTCGAGCCCCGGGAACTGCTCCAGGTCATTGCCGCGCTGTTGCCGAGGGCGTGA
- a CDS encoding porin, with amino-acid sequence MKRTAMGLALVCAAIPAAQAATNVTLYGIADVSVRYLSTGAGYQADGSRVSMENGAITNSRFGLRGTEDLGNGNSAFFRLESGFNMQDGTQSDPGRLFNRHAYVGLDGGEIGAISLGRQDTPLFTILGDTFDPLTVGNYEQNSWLPVAMSRGRYSDSVRYRNNKLGGFDVILSYAFSDSFEDHKLGQQYGGTLSYTTGPLTVGGGYLLTRSATDSDYSQRVWNLNAVYQLMDDTSLFVGYFNGRDETGFVNAVMGNTSLPDNGLERKDNGYYAGVKWQPMAKWTLTGAAYFDTSKNLIEEGDKGKRYALVAVAEYALSKRTQVYGTVDFNKVYDAASAEIAGHSSQVGVATGIRHIF; translated from the coding sequence ATGAAGCGAACCGCAATGGGTCTGGCACTGGTATGCGCGGCGATCCCCGCCGCCCAGGCTGCCACCAACGTTACGCTGTACGGCATCGCCGACGTCAGCGTCAGATATTTGAGCACGGGCGCCGGATACCAGGCCGACGGCAGCCGCGTCTCCATGGAGAACGGCGCCATCACCAACAGCCGCTTCGGTTTGCGCGGCACGGAAGACCTGGGCAACGGCAACAGCGCCTTCTTCCGCCTGGAAAGCGGCTTCAACATGCAGGACGGCACGCAGAGCGACCCCGGCCGCCTTTTCAATCGCCACGCCTACGTCGGCCTGGATGGCGGCGAGATCGGCGCCATCTCGCTGGGACGCCAGGACACACCGCTTTTCACCATTCTGGGCGACACCTTCGATCCCCTGACGGTGGGCAACTACGAGCAGAACTCCTGGCTGCCGGTCGCCATGTCGCGTGGCCGCTATTCCGACAGTGTGCGTTATCGCAATAACAAGCTGGGCGGATTCGACGTGATCCTGTCGTACGCGTTCAGCGACTCTTTCGAAGACCACAAGCTGGGCCAGCAATATGGTGGAACGCTGAGCTACACGACCGGGCCGCTCACCGTGGGCGGTGGCTACCTGCTGACGCGGTCAGCCACCGACTCCGACTACAGCCAACGCGTATGGAACCTGAACGCGGTTTATCAACTGATGGATGACACGAGCTTGTTCGTCGGCTACTTCAATGGCCGCGACGAGACCGGCTTCGTCAATGCCGTGATGGGCAATACCAGCCTTCCGGACAACGGCCTGGAACGCAAGGACAACGGTTACTACGCCGGCGTCAAATGGCAGCCGATGGCCAAATGGACCCTTACGGGAGCCGCCTATTTCGACACCAGCAAGAACCTGATCGAAGAAGGCGACAAGGGCAAGCGCTACGCCCTGGTGGCCGTGGCCGAATATGCCTTGTCCAAGCGCACCCAGGTGTACGGCACCGTCGACTTCAACAAGGTCTATGACGCCGCCTCGGCCGAAATCGCGGGGCATTCCTCGCAGGTGGGCGTGGCCACCGGCATACGGCACATCTTCTGA